Proteins from one Polyangium spumosum genomic window:
- a CDS encoding RNA polymerase sigma factor, translating into MRADVARFLAGESHKRANSNDGVEDESQDVFTKAVESRENYDPEVGDQRAWTLGIAANVSRDRDRAKRRYDARFSPEDGETEVTPAPTASPERIAHWRDVQRKIAKAMEQLPPEFFEVLLLVGIEGWSHQEAAAELGISEALAKKRLERARTFLLDKSGISRDDLRSFMPFLWLVDEDHAARLERLRKLFGYAHPTGNALGVIIGLLLLAPVPERPMARTGLGYRAPILAAVHEAPEPAPPAAPPETVPAPAAKPAKVPALGRAASRPTVTHPPVVVELSGLSFLPKGNR; encoded by the coding sequence TTGCGTGCCGACGTTGCGCGTTTCCTCGCGGGCGAGAGCCACAAGCGCGCCAACAGCAACGACGGCGTCGAGGACGAGTCGCAGGACGTCTTCACCAAGGCCGTCGAGAGCCGCGAGAACTACGATCCCGAGGTCGGCGATCAACGGGCATGGACGCTCGGGATCGCCGCGAACGTCTCCCGCGACCGCGACCGCGCCAAGCGGCGTTACGACGCGCGTTTCTCGCCGGAGGATGGCGAGACCGAAGTCACGCCCGCGCCGACCGCCTCACCCGAGCGCATCGCCCACTGGCGCGATGTCCAGCGCAAGATCGCCAAGGCCATGGAGCAGTTGCCTCCCGAGTTCTTCGAGGTGCTCCTGCTCGTCGGCATCGAGGGGTGGTCGCACCAGGAGGCCGCCGCAGAGCTCGGGATCTCGGAAGCCCTGGCGAAGAAGCGGCTCGAGCGCGCGCGGACGTTTCTCCTCGACAAAAGCGGCATTTCGCGTGATGACCTGCGCAGCTTCATGCCCTTTCTGTGGCTGGTCGACGAGGACCATGCAGCCCGCCTCGAACGGCTCCGGAAGCTTTTCGGCTACGCCCACCCGACAGGGAACGCGCTCGGCGTGATCATCGGTCTGCTCCTGCTCGCGCCGGTGCCCGAGCGTCCCATGGCGCGTACCGGGCTCGGGTATCGCGCGCCGATCTTGGCTGCGGTGCACGAGGCTCCGGAGCCCGCGCCGCCCGCAGCTCCCCCGGAAACTGTGCCCGCGCCCGCGGCCAAGCCGGCGAAAGTGCCGGCTCTCGGACGTGCTGCTTCGCGTCCGACCGTGACACACCCTCCGGTCGTGGTCGAGCTCTCGGGCCTCTCGTTTCTCCCGAAGGGCAACCGGTAG
- a CDS encoding SpoIID/LytB domain-containing protein, translating into MVIGEEPSEAPERVFTSAGWLSLEREYVPRVVAGEHPYAHPEAKAALAIAARTFVLRAMRDRPTLGRTTAIPSGEQFQVFARGASEECVVAASVTQGIVLRYQGRMILANHVAGAFWKPDGSLGSDPTKTERWVTYNVGRRGSEVVPTGLSLRSHPGNRGCLGQHCAHWLAAHGYDHRTILRFFYGEDVEFYELGSGESTIGRALWGVLALAIFVRR; encoded by the coding sequence CTCCGGAGCGTGTTTTCACGTCTGCGGGATGGCTCTCGCTCGAGCGCGAGTACGTGCCGCGGGTGGTTGCGGGCGAGCATCCGTACGCGCATCCGGAGGCGAAAGCCGCGCTTGCCATCGCGGCGCGGACGTTCGTGTTGCGGGCGATGCGGGATCGGCCGACGCTGGGGCGGACGACTGCGATTCCGAGCGGGGAGCAGTTTCAGGTGTTCGCGCGAGGGGCGAGCGAGGAATGCGTGGTTGCCGCCTCCGTGACGCAGGGGATCGTGCTCCGATACCAGGGGCGCATGATCCTCGCGAACCATGTCGCGGGCGCCTTCTGGAAGCCGGACGGGTCGCTCGGGTCCGATCCGACGAAGACCGAACGCTGGGTGACCTACAACGTCGGCAGACGAGGATCCGAAGTCGTCCCCACCGGCCTTTCGCTTCGGTCGCATCCAGGGAACCGCGGCTGTCTTGGCCAGCATTGCGCGCACTGGCTGGCCGCGCACGGGTACGATCATCGGACCATCCTGCGCTTCTTCTACGGAGAAGACGTCGAGTTCTACGAATTGGGAAGCGGGGAAAGCACGATCGGTCGAGCACTTTGGGGCGTTCTCGCACTTGCGATTTTCGTACGGAGGTAG